The following coding sequences lie in one Fusarium poae strain DAOMC 252244 chromosome 1, whole genome shotgun sequence genomic window:
- a CDS encoding hypothetical protein (BUSCO:3863at5125): MVRIIPTRLKSSSRSSSSSSATISVNNGNTKKNRSKSPPMRSKNDSTSPSRDAGNGLALRVWIIRGKDLAAKDRSGTSDPYIIVSSGESRIVTNDVPKTLNPEWNVSEEIPLISVQNLLLDVICWDKDRFGKDYMGEFDLALEEIFNNGKVEQEPTWYRLKSKRPGKKTSVVSGEVQLQFSLFDSANPSATSQEILEKFQALVGTAPAGSRNVTPSMTPNLGPNAAPQSANALDSPSDDDEFDEDDSDSSDSDSGDDQDQDPTKRKRRLRIRGLKKRRRNNPYAFASNGFDTVGVIYLEVVKITDLPPESNLTRTSFDMDPFVVASLGKKTYRTRRIRHNLNPVFNEKMLFQIQSHEQKYSFSFTVIDHDKYSGNDFIASCSLPLHELLERSPKANPETGLYDLKVPAQAEALPSRSRFKKLAMSRSNSSSSISKMIRPPLSKHASSGSTTTAVPTPAPTSAPNSNMLAPSDALANTGADPDSTAPDGGDGDFHEYTVPLKLKDLEKWEKKHNPILYLRAKYMPYDALRQQFWRAMLRQYDADESGRISRIELTTMLEALGSTLTETTIDTFFSRFPHRDADNEENWELTMDEAVICLEDQLEGKRRSSATAADKLKHLVPDMKNLLHVSRPGNNNNNGGSENPSVLDLSTTSGTQTPASNVPTLKTPADEEGDPLDKSDSGDDRGEEHVVEIRECPICHQPRLNKRKDADIITHIATCASQDWRQVNSVLVGGFVTASQAQRKWYSKVITKISYGGYKLGANSANILVQDRLTGQINEEKMSVYVRLGIRLLYKGLKSRDMENKRIRKLLKNLSVKQGKKFDDPASKDEIEKFIAFHGLDMSEVLLPLEEFNNFNEFFYRALKPGARPCSAPHNPHIIVSPADCRSVVFNSISTATKIWVKGREFNMKRLLGDAYPEDVSRFEGGALGIFRLAPQDYHRFHIPVDGVMGKPKTIEGEYYTVNPMAIRSALDVYGENVRVLVPIDSECHGRVMVICVGAMMVGSTVITRNEGDKVQRAEELGYFKFGGSTILLLFEPGRMVFDDDLVDNGNDALETLVRVGMSVGHTPSEPQWTPDMRKNAENITEDEKRTAKRRIQGNVALQDSPDGSGEDEQASRLAKPTIDTMAASAM; this comes from the exons ATGGTGCGCATCATCCCAACAAGACTCAAATCATCTTCTcgatcttcttcctcctcctccgcaaCAATCTCCGTCAACAACGGAAACACCAAAAAAAATCGCAGCAAAAGTCCCCCCATGAGATCAAAGAATGACAGCACGAGCCCTTCCAGGGATGCTGGAAATGGTCTGGCTTTGAGAGTTTGGATTATAAGA GGAAAAGACCTTGCGGCCAAAGATCGCAGCGGCACATCCGATCCT TACATCATTGTTTCTTCCGGCGAATCTCGAATCGTAACCAACGATGTTCCCAAAACACTCAACCCAGAATGGAACGTTTCCGAAGAAATCCCTCTCATTTCCGTCCAAAACCTTCTTCTAGATGTGATTTGCTGGGACAAGGATCGATTCGGAAAAGACTACATGGGCGAATTCGATCTCGCTCTCGAAGAGATCTTCAACAACGGCAAGGTGGAACAAGAGCCGACCTGGTATCGCCTCAAGAGCAAGCGTCCCGGTAAAAAGACGAGTGTTGTCTCTGGAGAGGTCCAGCTGCAGTTCTCCCTCTTCGACTCGGCAAACCCATCAGCCACATCACAGGAGATCCTTGAAAAGTTTCAAGCCCTCGTGGGCACTGCTCCCGCTGGTTCTCGCAACGTCACGCCCTCAATGACGCCTAACCTGGGCCCCAATGCGGCTCCCCAGTCCGCCAATGCCCTAGACAGTCCcagtgacgacgacgaaTTCGATGAGGATGATTCTGATTCGAGCGACTCAGATTCGGGAgacgatcaagatcaagatcctACCAAGCGCAAGCGCCGACTTAGAATCCGAGgactgaagaagaggagacgCAACAATCCTTACGCATTTGCCAGCAACGGTTTCGACACAGTCGGTGTCATCTACCTTGAAGTAGTCAAGATTACAGACCTGCCTCCCGAGTCCAATCTAACACGCACAAGCTTCGACATGGATCCGTTTGTTGTTGCATCCCTCGGCAAGAAGACCTATCGCACTCGCCGCATTCGCCACAACCTCAACCCTGTCTTTAATGAGAAGATGTTGTTCCAAATTCAGAGCCACGAGCAGAAGTACTCGTTCTCTTTCACCGTCATCGATCATGACAAGTACTCCGGAAACGATTTTATTGCTTCTTGCAGTTTACCCCTACATGAATTGCTTGAGAGATCCCCCAAAGCCAACCCTGAAACTGGACTATACGACCTCAAGGTGCCTGCGCAGGCCGAAGCGCTTCCTTCCCGATCACGATTCAAGAAGCTCGCCATGTCGCGCTCCAACTCGTCTTCAAGCATCAGCAAGATGATTCGCCCACCACTGAGCAAGCACGCATCCAGTGGCAGCACAACAACCGCAGTTCCGACCCCAGCACCTACATCCGCGCCCAACTCTAACATGCTGGCGCCATCGGATGCCCTTGCCAACACAGGTGCTGATCCGGACTCAACCGCTCCGGATGGTGGAGATGGCGACTTTCACGAATACACAGTGCCCCTCAAACTGAAGGATCTTGAAAAGTGGGAGAAGAAGCACAACCCTATTCTGTACCTCCGTGCCAAGTACATGCCATATGATGCTCTGCGACAGCAATTCTGGCGGGCCATGCTTCGGCAATATGATGCCGATGAAAGCGGCCGAATCAGCAGAATTGAACTCACGACAATGCTTGAGGCTTTGGGTTCCACGCTTACTGAAACTACCATCGACACCTTCTTTTCGAGATTTCCCCACCGGGACGCTGACAATGAGGAGAATTGGGAGCTCACAATGGACGAAGCTGTCATTTGTTTGGAAGACCAGTTGGAGGGTAAGAGACGATCTTCAGCCACTGCGGCAGACAAACTGAAGCATCTCGTACCGGACATGAAGAACCTGCTCCATGTGTCTCGCCCAGGCAACAATAATAACAATGGTGGTTCAGAGAACCCTAGCGTTTTGGACCTGAGCACAACATCAGGAACCCAAACACCAGCCTCCAATGTCCCCACGCTGAAGACACCTGCAGATGAAGAGGGTGATCCTCTCGACAAATCTGACAGCGGTGATGACCGTGGTGAGGAACATGTCGTCGAGATCCGGGAATGCCCCATCTGCCATCAACCACGGCTCAACAAGCGCAAGGATGCTGATATCATCACACATATCGCAACTTGCGCGAGCCAGGATTGGAGACAGGTCAACAGTGTCCTGGTGGGTGGATTTGTGACCGCCAGCCAGGCTCAGCGCAAGTGGTATTCCAAAGTCATCACCAAGATTTCTTACGGTGGATACAAGCTGGGTGCAAACTCGGCCAATATCCTTGTCCAAGACCGACTCACAGGACAGATTAATGAAGAGAAGATGAGTGTCTATGTCAGACTGGGAATTCGTCTTCTCTATAAGGGTCTTAAATCTCGAGATATGGAGAACAAACGAA TCCGAAAGCTGCTTAAAAACCTCAGCGTTAAGCAGGGCAAGAAGTTCGATGACCCTGCGTCCAAGGACGAGATTGAGAAGTTCATCGCTTTCCATGGTCTTGATATGTCAGAGGTTTTGCTACCACTGGAAGAGTTCAACAACTTTAATGAATTCTTTTACCGTGCTCTAAAGCCCGGCGCTCGTCCTTGCTCAGCACCGCACAACCCCCATATCATCGTATCACCGGCCGATTGCCGCAGTGTCGTCTTTAACTCCATCTCAACCGCTACTAAGATTTGGGTCAAGGGTCGTGAGTTCAACATGAAGAGGCTCTTGGGAGACGCCTATCCCGAAGATGTATCCCGATTTGAAGGTGGAGCGCTGGGTATCTTCCGACTTGCCCCACAGGACTACCATCGCTTCCATATCCCCGTTGATGGTGTCATGGGCAAGCCTAAGACGATCGAGGGTGAGTACTACACAGTTAATCCTATGGCCATCCGATCAGCTCTCGATGTGTATGGAGAGAACGTGAGAGTCCTTGTGCCCATTGACAGCGAGTGCCACGGCCGTGTCATGGTCATCTGCGTGGGTGCTATGATGGTGGGCAGCACTGTCATCACCCGCAACGAGGGCGACAAGGTTCAACGTGCAGAGGAGCTTGGATACTTCAAGTTCGGCGGCAGCACCATCTTGTTGCTGTTTGAGCCTGGAAGAATGGTatttgatgatgatcttgtcGACAATGGTAACGATGCACTTGAAACTCTG GTCCGAGTAGGCATGTCTGTTGGTCACACGCCTAGTGAGCCACAGTGGACTCCCGACATGCGAAAGAACGCAGAGAACATCACGGAAGACGAGAAGAGAACTGCCAAACGACGTATCCAGGGCAACGTGGCGCTGCAAGACTCACCAGACGGCAGCGGAGAGGATGAACAAGCGTCGCGATTGGCCAAGCCAACCATTGACACCATGGCTGCGTCGGCGATGTAG
- a CDS encoding hypothetical protein (TransMembrane:8 (i192-216o236-260i299-319o339-362i428-451o479-506i545-565o577-601i)), with protein MSPIEGPPSTRSTLPWVWAKPGSVMNFESISEEPGSSTNTRPPTGRTRGFTSSSGRQTVRWPFHSFSNSRSSIPNYARRPSNSRSIPQSSGSLPRRAAGSISRSVSSFLGSDIIPDYVINFMRGETPESLAQRHRIPDSPEPGQFHRTQPSHLGFSPDNSRPCTPKAEHEKMLVEERPVRARSLMTGWRAGVAINMFLAFLVLVASVTCLALASAKGHMATWESTLMQGNSATVEGISRGIMAGVNILAIVLIAGANYVVQILNSPTRAELDNAHQSFEWLDIGIPSLRNLSLISSTRATLSGIMMAFALVSQVIYNAIIITTEQSDKSNSSLNVNGPLLAAITLVNLVLIFTYAIAIALALTRQSFNPLVTLGDALTSFLADPDYSTQDSCLITKEEVKKGLWGDREGKYWYSQSSCWYNIPSPSRWVVWILTWITPVGLTAAALALGAMEDPKKAFSTFGKATVVYELPTGMSRPGLAIVAALPQLLLGLLYLSSNALLTLFYLSHEFSQLSSDLLSFRVSSGEPLGAQTTSLYLTLPRPVSWMLFFLVTAMAFLLSQGVLLVSVDGGQGSTTGIGFSSLPLLILLVLLLVLASGVVTLSLRKVDPRGTVESGAPAGNPLALVGGTCSAVLSARCHRVPRESGVETLEVRWGVVREGVGMNAGHATFSGRPVGDIMVGRSYA; from the exons ATGAGTCCAATAGAAGGACCACCGTCGACTCGGTCGACTCTCCCATGGGTTTGGGCCAAGCCAGGTTCAGTTATGAATTTTGAAAG TATCTCGGAAGAGCCTGGCTCGTCGACAAACACACGACCCCCGACTGGCCGGACTCGAGGCTTCACTTCTTCTTCAGGACGACAAACCGTCAGGTGGCCCTTTCACAGCTTCAGCAATTCCCGATCTTCCATTCCAAACTACGCTCGTCGCCCTTCCAACTCACGATCTATTCCGCAAAGCTCAGGGTCACTTCCTCGTCGTGCTGCCGGCAGCATCAGCCGTTCTGTATCCAGCTTCCTCGGCAGCGACATCATCCCCGATTATGTGATCAACTTTATGCGGGGCGAGACACCTGAGAGTCTCGCACAAAGGCACCGTATTCCAGACAGCCCTGAGCCGGGCCAGTTTCATCGTACCCAGCCCTCCCATCTCGGTTTCTCGCCGGACAACTCGAGACCATGTACTCCAAAGGCTGAGCATGAGAAGATGCTCGTGGAAGAACGACCAGTGCGGGCTAGGTCTCTCATGACAGGATGGAGAGCTGGGGTTGCCATAAACATGTTTCTAGCCTTTCTCGTTCTTGTGGCTTCTGTAACCTGCCTCGCCCTCGCATCTGCTAAGGGACATATGGCCACTTGGGAATCGACATTGATGCAAGGCAACTCGGCCACAGTTGAGGGTATCTCTCGGGGAATTATGGCGGGCGTCAACATTCTCGCCATTGTCCTTATTGCTGGAGCCAACTATGTGGTTCAAATTCTCAACAGCCCGACTCGTGCTGAATTGGACAACGCCCACCAGAGCTTTGAGTGGCTTGACATAGGAATTCCTTCATTGCGAAACCTGTCACTCATTTCGTCGACCAGGGCTACGTTATCCGGGATCATGATGGCGTTCGCCCTCGTCTCTCAAGTAAT ATATAATGCCATAATTATTACAACCGAACAGTCCGACAAGTCCAACTCATCGCTCAATGTCAACGGGCCTCTACTTGCTGCTATCACACTCGTTAACCTTGTTCTCATCTTCACATACGCCATCGCCATTGCTCTGGCTCTTACTCGACAATCTTTCAACCCGCTGGTCACCCTTGGCGATGCTCTTACGTCATTCCTTGCGGACCCCGACTATAGCACTCAGGATTCATGCCTCATTACCAAGGAGGAGGTTAAGAAGGGATTGTGGGGTGACCGGGAGGGTAAATACTGGTATTCCCAGTCTAGCTGTTGGTACAATATCCCTTCTCCCAGTCGATGGGTTGTTTGGATCTTGACATGGATCACGCCTGTAGGCTTGACGGCGGCTGCTCTGGCCCTCGGAGCTATGGAAGACCCAAAGAAGGCATTTTCGACATTTGGCAAGGCGACAGTGGTATATGAGTTGCCCACGGGAATGTCGCGGCCTGGCCTAGCCATTGTTGCTGCGCTACCACAGCTTCTTTTGGGCCTTCTTTACCTCTCAAGCAACGCGCTTCTGACATTGTTCTACCTATCTCATGAGTTCTCGCAGCTCTCATCAGACCTTTTGTCTTTCCGCGTATCTTCCGGCGAACCTCTGGGTGCACAGACAACTTCTCTATATCTTACCCTGCCTCGACCTGTATCTTGGATGCTCTTCTTCCTGGTTACAGCCATGGCTTTTCTTCTAAGCCAGGGCGTTCTGCTCGTGTCTGTAGACGGTGGTCAAGGCTCGACTACAGGTATTGGGTTCAGCTCGCTGCCACTGCTCATACTCCTTGTGCTGCTTCTGGTACTGGCATCCGGAGTTGTCACCCTATCCCTCCGAAAGGTGGATCCTCGAGGTACCGTAGAGAGCGGAGCGCCGGCCGGCAACCCACTCGCCTTGGTGGGCGGAACATGCTCGGCAGTCTTGAGCGCACGATGCCATCGCGTGCCGAGAGAGAGCGGTGTTGAAACGCTCGAGGTTCGATGGGGTGTGGTGCGAGAAGGCGTGGGAATGAATGCAGGGCACGCAACGTTTTCTGGACGTCCTGTTGGAGATATCATGGTCGGAAGATCTTACGCATGA
- a CDS encoding hypothetical protein (BUSCO:3714at5125) encodes MEQVHGVDVSWMTHGASKGMFLNRHSHKITRNSPPTKTPSAALPRQIPGANSRPKPPASDNASVDSNNSHNGQASTPNGSNGSTAPKRVSRSNSIDKQTPPGTSPHRRNSWFSNISAKFSSSGTPPATGPPSPAPIPESSPAPPQDPLPPKLTHTKNAVLPHAAKPEGDGPYTPAPPKSGQPGFLGMFRRLSSSNGGALTQSGKLGHGLVDRVVLNVDESRERCPIQELSCAKLRRVAFCVDVEIAPQPRYAEGDSQLPKTTDKTQKKKMAEKGEGEALKNPKTVEEQKETNGEVKKTGEKLPQEPQKEGAEAPKQTEDTTNGNATPLPEKKEENTKKKDKKKKSEEERKARKEKKRKLAEANGSIPMEIHYDSSDDSDTTGTPPNTTKAPNATQTAKTQTAPTTNPVRVYRRCCQLRETPILKKITEQLTDTNNYTASTGTVNKLDLTDYWLQLPDLVTLGDYLAIVPVREVLLENSGLGDEGLRVILAGLLAARRPALRRRKHKHGEEEDQGGVVERLVLKNNKIGPDGWKYLSLFIYLCRSLKFLDLSQIQFPRQPQTPPNGSPNSAVQLPRSISNIFSKALGERLGGSTLELINLGQAGLTMEQLGSVVDGLIQCGVKRLGLSHNEIDADGMKHVVRFLSEGHCEGLDLGGNDLSQHTEALATAIENDTTLWGLGMAGCNLTPSALCKILPVMVKLPNLRFFDLSQNPALFQSTPSAVGLLRRYLPKMKVLKRMHLEDAAMTPEQAIAIVEVLPEVQTLAHINITNNAEIVKLADARTEEAQEEACALYASLLAAARVSKSLICVDIEVPSEHSGEIVKAMAKQVVAYCLRNMERLPDADAGAVMASTLAENNLEAGDSKLPLYPDVLAHLVGHDVLDQDESEDDNSSAPDEDYVIGGTGVVKALACCLKNRGDESRRQSGEFIRDIENGATSPTATPSANLSTGGKAKDMSKHLLMGARKIRLRLQPALIKARAHSDDEHNLRRLIFLDDTLQGIIKRFEDEYPDTREDATPPRRPRAGTKGIEELPTTLPLDDSAMALSDNEDEGEIHAGKPLSRSNSMAKILVEEEGRILRAGHRFRAGFFKQEQIDLLSTIDDIGSDPMHVGMLTEMAEDIGGELLELVKTKGAVRAFKEDRDVALKCMAESDPEHWERFVDAQNKSRANISIPPAAKQGEVADESAIAD; translated from the exons ATGGAGCAGGTTCATGGCGTTGATGTCAGCTGGATGACCCATGGTGCTTCCAAAGGCATGTTCCTTAATCGCCACTCGC ATAAAATAACTAGAAATTCACCTCCGACAAAAACTCCCTCAGCAGCTCTCCCACGACAGATCCCAGGCGCAAACTCTAGACCGAAGCCACCGGCTTCAGATAATGCTTCCGTAGACTCAAACAACTCACACAACGGCCAggcttcaacaccaaacGGTTCAAACGGTTCAACGGCCCCTAAACGAGTATCACGCTCGAACTCCATAGACAAACAAACTCCTCCTGGCACTTCACCCCACCGTCGCAATTCATGGTTCTCCAATATATCCGCCAAATTCTCTTCCTCCGGCACACCGCCAGCCACCGGCCCTCCTTCGCCAGCTCCCATACCAGAATCATCGCCAGCGCCACCGCAAGATCCTCTACCACCAAAACTGACGCATACAAAAAATGCTGTTCTACCGCATGCCGCGAAGCCAGAGGGTGATGGTCCTTATACACCTGCCCCACCCAAGAGTGGTCAACCTGGCTTCTTGGGCATGTTCCGCCGACTCTCGTCTTCCAACGGTGGTGCGCTTACGCAAAGCGGAAAGCTTGGCCATGGCCTTGTCGACAGGGTAGTTTTGAATGTTGATGAGAGTCGTGAAAGATGTCCTATACAAGAGCTCTCTTGTGCAAAATTAAGAAGAGTTGCGTTCTGTGTAGATGTTGAGATTGCGCCACAACCCAGATACGCCGAAGGCGACTCGCAATTGCCCAAAACAACCGACAAGACGCagaaaaagaagatggcCGAGAAGGGTGAGGGAGAGGCGCTCAAGAACCCAAAGACTGTTGAGGAACAGAAAGAAACCAACGGAGAAGTAAAGAAGACGGGCGAGAAGCTACCCCAGGAACCCCAAAAGGAAGGGGCCGAGGCTCCTAAGCAGACTGAAGACACGACAAACGGCAACGCGACTCCCCTCCCagagaaaaaggaagaaaacactaagaagaaagataaaaagaagaagagcgagGAAGAACGCAAGGCcagaaaggagaagaaacGAAAACTTGCAGAAGCAAACGGATCTATCCCTATGGAAATTCATTACGATAGTAGCGATGATTCGGACACGACGGGAACGCCCCCCAATACTACCAAGGCTCCTAACGCTACACAGACTGCCAAGACTCAGACAGCACCTACAACGAACCCTGTTAGAGTATACCGTAGATGTTGTCAGCTGCGCGAAACGCCGATTCTTAAGAAGATCACTGAGCAACTTACTGATACAAACAATTACACAGCCTCGACTGGCACAGTCAACAAGCTTGATCTCACTGATTACTGGCTGCAACTGCCTGATCTAGTCACCCTGGGCGACTATCTGGCAATTGTTCCTGTCAGGGAAGTACTGCTAGAAAACAGTGGCTTGGGTGATGAGGGTCTGCGAGTTATTTTGGCAGGTCTCCTCGCGGCCAGGAGACCTGCCCTAAGACGACGGAAACACAAACAtggcgaagaagaagatcaaggaggAGTGGTAGAGCGTCTAGTCTTGAAAAACAACAAGATTGGCCCTGATGGATGGAAGTATCTTTCGCTTTTCATCTATTTATGCCGGTCACTCAAATTTCTCGACCTCTCCCAAATCCAGTTCCCACGCCAGCCCCAAACTCCACCGAACGGATCACCCAACAGCGCGGTGCAATTACCCCGAAGTATATCGAACATCTTTTCCAAGGCTTTGGGCGAGCGTCTTGGAGGATCAACGCTCGAGTTGATCAACCTTGGCCAAGCAGGCTTGACAATGGAGCAACTCGGTTCGGTGGTCGATGGCTTAATACAATGCGGTGTAAAACGACTTGGCTTATCGCACAACGAGATAGACGCAGATGGTATGAAACACGTCGTCAGGTTTCTAAGCGAGGGCCATTGCGAGGGTCTAGATTTGGGCGGCAATGACCTCAGCCAACATACTGAAGCTCTGGCCACAGCAATCGAAAACGACACAACTTTGTGGGGTCTGGGTATGGCTGGCTGCAACTTGACACCTTCAGCGCTTTGCAAGATTTTACCTGTGATGGTCAAGCTACCCAACCTGCGGTTTTTTGATCTGTCACAAAACCCAGCCTTGTTCCAGTCAACTCCCAGTGCTGTTGGTCTGCTAAGGAG ATACCTACCAAAAATGAAGGTCTTGAAGCGTATGCATTTAGAAGATGCTGCGATGACACCAGAACAAGCGATTGCAATCGTGGAAGTGCTCCCCGAAGTGCAAACGCTAGCAcacatcaacatcaccaacaatgCCGAGATTGTCAAGCTTGCCGATGCGAGAACggaagaagcgcaagaagaagcttgcGCCCTTTACGCCTCTCTGCTTGCTGCAGCCCGAGTGTCTAAGAGTCTCATCTGTGTGGATATCGAAGTACCCAGTGAACATTCAGGTGAGATTGTCAAAGCCATGGCCAAGCAAGTTGTTGCCTATTGCTTGCGTAACATGGAGCGACTTCCCGATGCCGACGCTGGCGCAGTCATGGCGTCGACACTTGCAGAGAACAATCTTGAGGCTGGTGATAGTAAGCTCCCACTCTATCCTGATGTCCTCGCACATCTTGTGGGACACGACGTGCTTGACCAGGACGAAAGCGAAGACGACAACAGCTCGGCGCCTGATGAAGATTATGTCATTGGAGGCACTGGCGTGGTCAAGGCACTTGCTTGCTGTTTGAAGAACCGAGGCGATGAGTCGAGGAGACAGTCCGGCGAGTTCATTCGTGACATCGAGAACGGGGCAACAAGCCCAACAGCGACGCCATCGGCGAACTTGTCAACAGGAGGAAAGGCCAAGGACATGTCGAAACACTTGTTGATGGGCGCCCGCAAGATCCGACTACGCCTTCAGCCAGCACTAATCAAGGCGAGGGCCCATTCCGACGATGAGCACAACCTGCGTAggttgatcttcttggacGATACCCTGCAAGGTATCATCAAACGGTTCGAGGATGAGTATCCAGATACACGTGAAGATGCGACACCTCCGAGACGTCCACGCGCTGGGACCAAGGGCATCGAGGAACTACCTACAACCCTACCTCTGGATGATTCTGCAATGGCTCTGTCAGACAATGAAGACGAGGGTGAAATCCATGCAGGCAAGCCACTCTCAAGATCCAACTCTATGGCCAAGATTctggtcgaggaagaaggTCGAATTCTTCGTGCTGGTCACCGATTCCGTGCCGGTTTCTTCAAGCAGGAACAGATTGATCTGCTCAGCACGATTGACGACATCGGTTCCGATCCTATGCACGTGGGAATGCTAACCGAGATGGCCGAGGATATTGGCGGGGAGTTGTTGGAACTCGTCAAGACGAAGGGTGCTGTAAGGGCTTTTAAAGAAGACAGAGACGTCGCACTTAAGTGCATGGCCGAAAGTGACCCGGAGCATTGGGAGCGATTTGTCGATGCCCAGAACAAGTCTCGTGCCAACATTAGCATTCCACCAGCAGCAAAGCAGGGAGAGGTGGCGGACGAGAGTGCAATTGCTGATTAA
- the RPL5 gene encoding 60S ribosomal protein L5 (BUSCO:38947at5125): MPFHKLVKNSAYYSRYQTKYKRRQQGKTDYYARKRLITQAKNKYNAPKYRLVVRFTNKDIICQIVTSEITGDKVFVSAYAHELKAYGIEHGLTNWAAAYATGLLVARRALKKLGLDEDFTGVEEADGEYKLTEAAETDDGERRPFKVFLDVGLKRTSTGARVFGAMKGASDGGLLVPHSEKRFPGYDMETKELDADTLRNYIFGGHVAEYMETLADDDEERFRSQFQKYVDDDVEAEGLEDLYTEAHAAIREDPFKKAEGDAPKKTKEEWKEISKKYRSKKLTKEEKEKRVQERIQEIMQQD, translated from the exons ATG CCTTTCCACAAGTTGGTCAAGAACAGCGCGTACTACAG TCGCTACCAGACTAAGTACAAGCGCCGCCAGCAGGGCAAGACCGATTACTACGCCCGAAAGCGCCTCATCACCCAGGCCAAGAACAAGTACAACGCCCCCAAGTACCGTCTGGTCGTCCGCTTCACCAACAAGGACATCATCTGCCAGATCGTTACCTCTGAGATCACTGGCGACAAGGTCTTCGTCTCTGCCTACGCTCACGAGCTCAAGGCTTACGGTATCGAGCACGGTCTCACCAACTGGGCCGCTGCTTACGCTACCGGTCTTCTTGTCGCCCGCCGTGCTCTCAAGAAGCTCGGCCTCGACGAGGACTTCACTGGTGTTGAGGAGGCTGATGGTGAGTACAAGCTCACTGAAGCCGCTGAGACCGACGATGGTGAGCGCCGCCCCTTCAAGGTCTTCCTTGATGTTGGTCTGAAGCGAACCTCCACTGGTGCCCGTGTCTTCGGTGCCATGAAGGGTGCTTCTGACGGTGGTCTCCTCGTCCCCCACTCCGAGAAGCGTTTCCCTGGCTACGATATGGAGACCAAGGAGCTTGACGCCGACACCCTCCGAAACTACATCTTCGGTGGTCACGTCGCTGAGTACATGGAGACCCTCgccgatgacgatgaggagcgTTTCCGCAGTCAGTTCCAGAAGTATGTCGACGACGACGTTGAGGCCGAGGGTCTTGAGGACCTTTACACCGAGGCCCACGCCGCCATCCGTGAGGACCCCttcaagaaggccgaggGCGACGCTCCCAAGAAGACCAAGGAGGAGTGGAAGGAGATCTCCAAGAAGTACAGAAGCAAGAAGCTcaccaaggaggagaaggagaagcgtGTCCAGGAGCGCATCCAGGAGATCATGCAGCAGGATTAA
- a CDS encoding hypothetical protein (BUSCO:36695at5125) yields the protein MSESKPKVLLFDIGGVCVVSPFQAILDYELSLGIPPGWVNYSISRTAPNGFWHRLEKGEILMDESFFKGFSQDLHDPARWEVFYKREQNKTPSLPKETPPVPTIDAEWLFNEMMTVSNSPDPWMYPALKKLKENGQFILAALSNTVIFPPGHKLHLDHFFDEPVRQIFDVFVSSAHVGIRKPDPAMYQLALARVDEFAKANAQSHRGKDRDWNTGVKPDEVAFLDDIGENLKEARKQGLRTIKVNLGRAFEAVDELEHVTGLKLAGDHPRIPVEAKIKKVKAKM from the exons ATGTCCGAGAGCAAGCCAAAGGTTCTTTTGTTTGATATTGGTGGTGTTTGT GTCGTGTCACCTTTCCAAGCTATCCTAGATTATGAGTTGAGTCTGGGTATCCCTCCAGGATGGGTCAACTACTCGATATCTCGAACCGCCCCTAACGGCTTCTGGCACCGATTGGAGAAGGGCGAAATACTCATGGACGAATCTTTCTTCAAGGGGTTCAGCCAAGACCTCCATGATCCAGCTAGATGGGAAGTCTTCTACAAAAGAGAGCAAAACAAAACCCCCAGCCTTCCAAAGGAAACACCACCGGTCCCTACTATCGATGCAGAGTGGCTATTCAATGAGATGATGACTGTATCCAACAGTCCTGACCCCTGGATGTACCCGGCGCTGAAGAAACTCAAGGAGAATGGCCAATTTATCTTAGCAGCTTTAAGCAACACTGTTATCTTCCCACCTGGTCACAAGCTTCACCTCGATCATTTCTTCGACGAACCTGTACGACAGATATTTGATGTTTTCGTTTCCTCTGCCCATGTTGGAATCCGCAAACCTGATCCGGCTATGTATCAGCTTGCCCTTGCCAGAGTAGACGAGTTCGCAAAGGCCAACGCACAGTCACATCGTGGCAAGGATCGAGATTGGAACACTGGCGTCAAGCCAGATGAAGTTGCTTTTCTGGATGATATTGGAGAGAACCTGAAGGAAGCTCGCAAACAGGGGTTAAGAACGATCAAGGTGAATCTTGGGAGGGCATTTGAGGCCGTTGATGAGCTTGAGCATGTTACTGGACTGAAGCTTGCTGGTGATCACCCAAGGATACCCGTTGAAGCCAAGATTAAGAaagtcaaggccaagatgtgA